In Saccharomonospora marina XMU15, one genomic interval encodes:
- a CDS encoding antibiotic biosynthesis monooxygenase family protein: MNTDRGFYSIIDYTVDGPATQAELVSAFARIQEQWVCCYPGYRSARFQVSTDGTRVYTIVHWESEADYCNFVETSDTEARMAAIEKALEGLSGKAEPRMSGLSTYTVVREVGPGACR, from the coding sequence ATGAACACCGATCGCGGCTTCTACTCGATCATCGACTACACAGTGGACGGACCTGCGACTCAGGCCGAGCTCGTGAGTGCATTCGCCCGGATCCAGGAGCAGTGGGTGTGCTGCTATCCCGGATACCGTTCGGCGCGGTTCCAGGTGAGCACGGACGGAACCCGGGTCTATACGATCGTGCATTGGGAGAGTGAGGCCGACTACTGCAACTTTGTCGAGACCTCCGACACCGAAGCCCGGATGGCCGCCATCGAGAAGGCGCTGGAGGGGCTCTCCGGCAAGGCCGAACCGCGGATGAGCGGGCTTTCGACGTACACGGTGGTACGGGAAGTCGGCCCGGGAGCGTGCCGGTGA